From Longimicrobiaceae bacterium, a single genomic window includes:
- the cutA gene encoding divalent-cation tolerance protein CutA, translated as MQNAPDAPGVSLVLTTAPDAAAAERIVRALVEERLIACGNLVPGVASLFRWRGEINRDEEVLVLMKARTQALDRLFARVAELHPYEVPELLSFPVGRGSPAYCGWVVEETAEVGE; from the coding sequence ATGCAGAACGCCCCGGACGCACCCGGTGTTTCGCTCGTGCTCACCACCGCGCCGGACGCCGCCGCCGCCGAGCGGATCGTCCGGGCGCTGGTGGAGGAGCGCCTGATCGCCTGCGGGAACCTGGTGCCCGGGGTGGCATCGCTTTTCCGGTGGAGGGGTGAGATCAACAGGGACGAAGAGGTGCTGGTGCTCATGAAGGCGCGCACGCAGGCGCTCGACCGCCTGTTCGCGCGCGTCGCGGAGCTGCACCCGTACGAGGTGCCCGAGCTGTTGAGCTTTCCGGTCGGAAGGGGGTCGCCCGCCTACTGCGGGTGGGTCGTGGAGGAAACCGCCGAGGTGGGTGAATGA
- a CDS encoding tetratricopeptide repeat protein: MIGRSTEQDTPGDAGGTGVRDRGPGAPGSDESASPDGAAPSPYAAAEALMEQGSYARAAEAYAALLATSPDDVRALLGAGSALTALSRYDAAEKELRRALRLAPDLAEVHHQLGLVLFKRGVYPGAATELRRAVEMDPSCGAAYLVLGEALNQMAESDQAIEALENATRILPENARAYYAMGIAYDRKGKPERAAEMYRMSREVAAR, from the coding sequence ATGATCGGACGCAGCACGGAGCAGGACACGCCCGGGGACGCGGGCGGCACCGGGGTCCGCGACCGGGGACCGGGCGCCCCAGGGAGCGACGAGAGCGCCTCCCCCGACGGCGCGGCGCCCTCGCCGTACGCCGCCGCGGAGGCGCTGATGGAGCAGGGGAGCTACGCCCGGGCCGCCGAGGCGTACGCGGCGCTCCTCGCCACCTCGCCGGACGACGTGCGCGCGCTCCTGGGGGCGGGCTCCGCGCTGACGGCGCTCAGCCGCTACGACGCCGCGGAGAAGGAGCTGCGCCGCGCCCTACGGCTGGCGCCGGACCTCGCGGAGGTGCACCACCAGCTCGGCCTCGTCCTCTTCAAGCGCGGCGTCTACCCGGGCGCGGCCACGGAGCTGCGGCGCGCGGTGGAGATGGACCCGTCGTGCGGCGCGGCCTACCTGGTGCTGGGCGAAGCGCTCAACCAGATGGCCGAGTCGGACCAGGCCATCGAGGCGCTGGAGAACGCCACCCGCATCCTCCCGGAGAACGCCCGCGCGTACTACGCCATGGGGATCGCCTACGACCGCAAGGGGAAGCCCGAGCGGGCGGCGGAGATGTACCGGATGTCGCGCGAGGTCGCGGCGCGGTGA
- a CDS encoding tetratricopeptide repeat protein — MSWWRNLIPGGTDPDSRGPDYYDEGINLLREEKYHEALTSFRLALRESPNDTDVLQQIAVTYTHIGMADEAVRTYRRVLELKPHASGAHYGLAFLQLQRGQPDEAVAHLRAFLARPPRVAGAERHVAHARFTLAELTGEGEALAEMPRDEP, encoded by the coding sequence ATGTCCTGGTGGCGCAACCTGATCCCCGGCGGGACCGACCCCGATTCCAGGGGCCCGGACTACTACGACGAGGGGATCAACCTGCTCCGGGAAGAAAAGTACCACGAGGCGCTGACCTCGTTTCGGCTCGCTCTGCGCGAAAGCCCCAACGACACCGACGTGCTGCAGCAGATCGCGGTGACGTACACCCACATCGGGATGGCCGACGAGGCGGTGCGGACCTACCGGCGCGTCCTGGAGCTGAAGCCGCACGCCTCCGGGGCGCACTACGGGCTGGCCTTCCTGCAGCTGCAGCGCGGCCAGCCGGACGAGGCCGTGGCGCACCTGCGCGCATTCCTGGCGCGGCCGCCGCGGGTGGCCGGGGCCGAGCGCCACGTGGCGCACGCCCGCTTCACCCTGGCGGAGCTGACCGGCGAGGGCGAGGCCCTGGCCGAGATGCCCCGCGACGAGCCCTGA
- the ruvC gene encoding crossover junction endodeoxyribonuclease RuvC, whose amino-acid sequence MVLAADAPASGARSPSNPARDVIVLGVDPGTAVTGYGVVARDHSGTVTLRECGVIRTAARASLPERLRDIYEGVVEVMERHSPDAVAVEGVFYGKNPRTAVVLGHARGAILLAAALRQLDVAEYPPAEVKSAVVGTGRATKDQVGFMVAKLLRLREAPKPADAADGVAVALCHCFRGVGAAARPPMRFSLRMLAEAKGAL is encoded by the coding sequence ATGGTTCTCGCTGCAGACGCGCCGGCCTCCGGCGCCCGCTCTCCCTCCAATCCCGCGCGCGACGTGATCGTACTTGGGGTGGACCCCGGCACCGCAGTCACCGGCTACGGAGTGGTCGCGCGCGACCACTCCGGCACGGTGACGCTGCGCGAGTGCGGCGTGATCCGCACGGCGGCCCGCGCGTCGCTCCCGGAGCGCCTGCGCGACATCTACGAGGGGGTGGTGGAGGTCATGGAGCGGCACTCCCCCGACGCCGTCGCGGTGGAAGGGGTCTTCTACGGCAAGAACCCGCGGACCGCGGTGGTGCTCGGGCACGCGCGGGGGGCCATCCTCCTGGCCGCGGCGCTCCGCCAGCTCGACGTGGCGGAGTATCCCCCCGCCGAGGTGAAGAGCGCCGTCGTGGGGACGGGGCGCGCCACCAAGGACCAGGTGGGGTTCATGGTCGCGAAGCTGCTCAGGCTCCGCGAAGCGCCGAAGCCGGCGGACGCGGCCGACGGCGTGGCGGTGGCGCTCTGCCACTGCTTCCGCGGCGTCGGCGCCGCGGCCCGGCCGCCGATGCGCTTCTCGCTGCGCATGCTGGCCGAAGCGAAGGGGGCGCTGTGA
- a CDS encoding 3'(2'),5'-bisphosphate nucleotidase CysQ, with protein sequence MTAPDPAGLEADLDLALRASRAAGAEVMRFFRGGGEVSYKSPDQPVTEADLAADRLLREVLLRARPGYGWLSEETADSPERLGRARVWVVDPIDGTRSFVNGWAEFAVSVGLVEQGRVVLGVVYNPAAEALYHAAAGGGAFRNGAGIRVAAPVGERLPVALASRSDIRRGEFESLADVWEVRPFGSTTCKMVRVADGTADVFLSRGPKSEWDVCAADLIVREAGGRVTDLAGEPFRYNRPDPAVRGVAVTGSVSHQEVLSRAAALPPR encoded by the coding sequence ATGACCGCTCCTGATCCCGCCGGGCTCGAAGCCGACCTGGACCTCGCCCTCCGTGCCTCGCGGGCGGCGGGGGCGGAGGTGATGCGCTTCTTCCGCGGCGGGGGCGAGGTCAGCTACAAGAGCCCGGACCAGCCTGTCACGGAGGCGGACCTCGCCGCGGACCGGCTTCTCCGGGAGGTGCTGCTCCGGGCGCGGCCCGGGTACGGGTGGCTCTCGGAAGAAACGGCGGACTCGCCGGAGCGCCTGGGCCGCGCGCGCGTGTGGGTGGTGGACCCCATCGACGGCACTCGCTCCTTCGTGAACGGGTGGGCGGAGTTCGCGGTCAGCGTCGGGCTGGTGGAGCAGGGCCGGGTCGTCCTTGGGGTGGTGTACAACCCGGCGGCGGAGGCGCTGTACCACGCCGCGGCCGGGGGCGGCGCGTTCCGGAACGGCGCCGGGATCCGCGTCGCGGCTCCGGTCGGGGAGCGTCTCCCGGTCGCGCTCGCCTCGCGGTCCGACATCCGCCGGGGGGAGTTCGAGTCGCTCGCCGACGTGTGGGAGGTGCGGCCGTTCGGGAGCACCACCTGCAAGATGGTGAGGGTGGCCGACGGCACGGCGGACGTCTTCCTGTCCCGCGGACCCAAGAGCGAGTGGGACGTCTGCGCGGCGGACCTGATCGTACGTGAAGCCGGCGGGAGGGTGACGGACCTGGCGGGGGAGCCGTTCCGCTACAACCGCCCGGACCCCGCCGTGCGCGGGGTGGCCGTCACCGGGAGCGTTTCCCACCAGGAAGTGCTGTCCCGGGCGGCCGCGCTCCCCCCCCGGTGA
- a CDS encoding YebC/PmpR family DNA-binding transcriptional regulator: MAGHSKWKQIKHKKALTDSRRAANWTKIIREITVAARAGGGDPAGNPRLRLAIDTARGANMPNDNIERAIKKGTGELEGVDYEEITYEAYGPAGVAIMIESLTDNGNRTVADIRRWLSRNGGNLGTTGSVAWMFDRRGQISIDAEKHTEMQVMEAAMEGGALDIAVEEGGYTVFTEVADFNAVQEALRERGIEWEEAELAMIPKTEVRVEGADAAQLVKLLELLEELDDVQKVYTNADIDEESLAAVS; this comes from the coding sequence ATGGCCGGGCATAGCAAGTGGAAGCAGATCAAGCACAAGAAGGCGCTCACCGACAGCCGGCGGGCCGCCAACTGGACCAAGATCATCCGTGAGATCACGGTGGCGGCCAGGGCGGGCGGCGGTGACCCGGCCGGCAACCCGCGCCTGCGCCTGGCCATCGACACCGCCCGCGGCGCCAACATGCCGAACGACAACATCGAGCGCGCCATCAAGAAGGGCACGGGCGAGCTCGAGGGCGTCGACTACGAGGAGATCACCTACGAGGCGTACGGCCCGGCCGGCGTGGCGATCATGATCGAGTCGCTCACGGACAACGGGAACCGCACGGTCGCCGACATCCGGCGGTGGCTCTCCCGCAACGGCGGCAACCTGGGGACCACCGGCTCCGTCGCCTGGATGTTCGACCGGCGCGGCCAGATCAGCATCGACGCGGAGAAGCACACCGAGATGCAGGTGATGGAGGCGGCGATGGAGGGCGGCGCCCTCGACATCGCGGTGGAGGAGGGCGGGTACACCGTCTTCACGGAGGTCGCCGACTTCAACGCCGTGCAGGAGGCGCTCCGCGAGCGGGGGATCGAGTGGGAGGAGGCCGAGCTGGCGATGATCCCCAAGACCGAGGTGCGCGTGGAAGGCGCCGACGCCGCCCAGCTCGTGAAGCTGCTGGAGCTGCTGGAGGAGCTGGACGACGTGCAGAAGGTGTACACCAACGCCGACATCGACGAGGAGTCGCTGGCCGCCGTCTCCTGA